In Alosa alosa isolate M-15738 ecotype Scorff River chromosome 19, AALO_Geno_1.1, whole genome shotgun sequence, a genomic segment contains:
- the sdsl gene encoding serine dehydratase-like isoform X1: MREILPTMSNPEGFHINTPLLESISMSKRAGTAVLLKMESSQPSGSFKIRGIGHLCQKVAQSGSKGVVCASGGNAGMATAYAACKLGIPATIVVPTSSPELVVQKLKDQGATVRVVGKVWDDANAEALCLVESESLAFVPPFDHPLLWQGHASIVRELKASLPEKPGAIVLSVGGGGLLCGVVEGLREVGWESVPVLCMETVGADSFNAAVKAGKLVTLPDITSEAKCLGAKTVCRQAFDYSKEAKLISEVVTDLEALEAVELFLDEERVLVEMACGAALAAVYSGLIQRLQGEGQLPRPLGPLVVIVCGGSSVDLAQLMHLKTKLRR, encoded by the exons ATGAGAG AGATTTTGCCAACCATGTCGAATCCAGAAGGCTTTCATATCAACACACCACTACTTGAGAGTATAAGCATGTCTAAACGAGCGGGGACCGCTGTGCTTTTGAAAATGGAAAGCTCTCAACCCTCCGGCTCTTTCAAAATCCGCGGTATCGGACACCTGTGCCAAAAA GTTGCTCAGTCGGGATCTAAAGGAGTTGTTTGTGCTTCAG GTGGAAATGCTGGCATGGCTACAGCCTATGCCGCATGTAAACTTGGCATCCCAGCAACCATTGTTGTACCCACATCATCACCAGAGCTTGTGGTCCAGAAGTTAAAGGATCAGGGGGCTACAGTAAGAGTGGTGGGCAAG GTTTGGGACGATGCAAATGCTGAGGCTCTGTGTCTGGTTGAGTCCGAGAGCCTGGCGTTTGTGCCTCCTTTTGACCACCCTCTTCTCTG GCAGGGTCATGCCAGCATAGTACGGGAGTTAAAGGCCTCCCTCCCTGAGAAGCCTGGGGCTATAGTTTTGTCTGTAGGGGGAGGAGGCCTGCTATGCGGGGTGGTGGAGGGCCTGAGAGAGGTGGGATGGGAGAGTGTGCCAGTGCTCTGTATGGAGACTGTAGGAGCAGACTCCTTCAATGCTGCTGTCAAGGCTGGGAAGCTCGTCACTTTGCCTGACATCACAAG CGAAGCTAAATGTTTGGGAGCCAAAACCGTGTGCAGGCAGGCGTTCGACTATAGCAAGGAGGCCAAGCTGATCTCTGAGGTGGTGACAGACCTGGAAGCACTGGAGGCAGTGGAGCTGTTCTTGG aCGAGGAGCGTGTGCTGGTGGAGATGGCGTGTGGAGCTGCGCTGGCGGCCGTGTACAGCGGTCTGATCCAGAGGCTCCAGGGGGAAGGTCAGCTGCCTCGTCCTCTCGGCCCGCTGGTGGTTATCGTCTGTGGGGGCAGTAGCGTGGACCTGGCCCAGCTCATGCACCTGAAGACGAAGCTGCGCCGCTGA
- the sdsl gene encoding serine dehydratase-like isoform X2: MSNPEGFHINTPLLESISMSKRAGTAVLLKMESSQPSGSFKIRGIGHLCQKVAQSGSKGVVCASGGNAGMATAYAACKLGIPATIVVPTSSPELVVQKLKDQGATVRVVGKVWDDANAEALCLVESESLAFVPPFDHPLLWQGHASIVRELKASLPEKPGAIVLSVGGGGLLCGVVEGLREVGWESVPVLCMETVGADSFNAAVKAGKLVTLPDITSEAKCLGAKTVCRQAFDYSKEAKLISEVVTDLEALEAVELFLDEERVLVEMACGAALAAVYSGLIQRLQGEGQLPRPLGPLVVIVCGGSSVDLAQLMHLKTKLRR; this comes from the exons ATGTCGAATCCAGAAGGCTTTCATATCAACACACCACTACTTGAGAGTATAAGCATGTCTAAACGAGCGGGGACCGCTGTGCTTTTGAAAATGGAAAGCTCTCAACCCTCCGGCTCTTTCAAAATCCGCGGTATCGGACACCTGTGCCAAAAA GTTGCTCAGTCGGGATCTAAAGGAGTTGTTTGTGCTTCAG GTGGAAATGCTGGCATGGCTACAGCCTATGCCGCATGTAAACTTGGCATCCCAGCAACCATTGTTGTACCCACATCATCACCAGAGCTTGTGGTCCAGAAGTTAAAGGATCAGGGGGCTACAGTAAGAGTGGTGGGCAAG GTTTGGGACGATGCAAATGCTGAGGCTCTGTGTCTGGTTGAGTCCGAGAGCCTGGCGTTTGTGCCTCCTTTTGACCACCCTCTTCTCTG GCAGGGTCATGCCAGCATAGTACGGGAGTTAAAGGCCTCCCTCCCTGAGAAGCCTGGGGCTATAGTTTTGTCTGTAGGGGGAGGAGGCCTGCTATGCGGGGTGGTGGAGGGCCTGAGAGAGGTGGGATGGGAGAGTGTGCCAGTGCTCTGTATGGAGACTGTAGGAGCAGACTCCTTCAATGCTGCTGTCAAGGCTGGGAAGCTCGTCACTTTGCCTGACATCACAAG CGAAGCTAAATGTTTGGGAGCCAAAACCGTGTGCAGGCAGGCGTTCGACTATAGCAAGGAGGCCAAGCTGATCTCTGAGGTGGTGACAGACCTGGAAGCACTGGAGGCAGTGGAGCTGTTCTTGG aCGAGGAGCGTGTGCTGGTGGAGATGGCGTGTGGAGCTGCGCTGGCGGCCGTGTACAGCGGTCTGATCCAGAGGCTCCAGGGGGAAGGTCAGCTGCCTCGTCCTCTCGGCCCGCTGGTGGTTATCGTCTGTGGGGGCAGTAGCGTGGACCTGGCCCAGCTCATGCACCTGAAGACGAAGCTGCGCCGCTGA